Sequence from the Xiphophorus maculatus strain JP 163 A chromosome 16, X_maculatus-5.0-male, whole genome shotgun sequence genome:
CACAAGAGTGACTGGATCTTCCTCCAGGCTTTGACCCTTTATGTTTTCCAGAATTTCTGTAGTGTCTTTGGTGACGATCTTGGTTTCTTTATCTGGGATTCTTACACTTGCACACTCTTTTATCCTCTCAGCTTCCATTTTATACCCAGAGCTGTCCAACTGTGTATAGTCCTCCTCTGATGTGCCATTAGGGGTGATGAAACTCAGGACGTGATCttgacttttgtttctttctccatTCCCAGTGGTAATCTCTGCCTTGTTTGGCGTCACTGCTACATCATCCAGCAGCACCGTCATCCCGACGTCATTAATGACGGTCAATATCTCACCAAGCTCTTCGGTTGAAGGTTCACCTACCGAACCGCCAACGGTGTGGATGCTCTTCCTCCCATCGTCAAAGATGGTTGCAGATGTCGGAGCACCAGGAGGTGAGGAGATGGGGGCCACTGATTTGATGACGGTGGCACCCGTCTTTGGGTCTCTCTCCACCTGCACAGCCAACATCCCAAGGACTGCAAAGACAAAGCAAAAGTATTTGACAACAAGAACCTAGATTGGAATTAGTACACATGCAGATAAGCAATGTAAGCTACTTGATTTGATTTGCCTTAAGAGTCGCTCATCTCCCAAAGGGCGAAACTGGTACAATCACAAGTAAAGGGTTAGGGTACTACAGGCAATTGAAGTCGGAACAATGGGTTAAGgcagtggtctcaaactccagtcctcaaggcccggtgtcctgcaacttttagaagtCTCTCTGCTTCAACATACCTAGCTCcaatattagctcattagcagagctctgtaaaggttgACTGCATGCTAGTGAGACATTTTCACCATTTAATTCAAGCGTGTAGGACACGGGACACATCTAAACGTTTCAGGACTCGGCAACTTGTAGATGCCAAGTCTAAACGTTTGAAGCCAAGTGGTTTCAAACTGCAGCTTCACAAAGGTAAAAACGACCCAGTTTAGAAAATCCAGCTCGCTTTCCCCCCACCCACTTCCACTCAGGCCTCCAGTGGCcataaaaaattaacataaagaaacaacaaaaggctAAAAATAACGTAGTTCACACGCTGCTCACTGCAGTTGTACCCTTGGGGCTGAACTTGGACACGACGATATTGAATAAAGATGGCATATTTAGT
This genomic interval carries:
- the LOC111611738 gene encoding paralemmin-2-like; translated protein: MAQRMSHEAGGQDGRSVLGMLAVQVERDPKTGATVIKSVAPISSPPGAPTSATIFDDGRKSIHTVGGSVGEPSTEELGEILTVINDVGMTVLLDDVAVTPNKAEITTGNGERNKSQDHVLSFITPNGTSEEDYTQLDSSGYKMEAERIKECASVRIPDKETKIVTKDTTEILENIKGQSLEEDPVTLVFLGYTDDSPEEDHNEEDYEGMLTAERVIITEDGEEHVVEPGTTASLQSASKREQETQEKTRGTTLQDVPLNDDNTEPEAQREDSVGNDGRQKKCRCCSVM